From a single Desulfonispora thiosulfatigenes DSM 11270 genomic region:
- a CDS encoding CBS and ACT domain-containing protein, with the protein MFVKSRMTANPYTISPKDIITDAFEIMSKHKIRRLPVLEGGKLVGIVTEKELQKVTPSNATTLSIYEVNYLLAKATVKDAMSKNPIAISEDALLEEAAILMRDNRIGALPVMRGDKLVGIITETDIFDAFIDLLGFRDAGTRITVEAKDVPGSLSEMSSILKSFGVNVSHIAVYKGSGSTSDVIIRINSSNTTEIEQALMERGYKVIHVLKSYDNN; encoded by the coding sequence ATGTTTGTAAAAAGTAGAATGACTGCAAATCCATATACAATTTCCCCTAAGGACATTATTACGGATGCTTTTGAAATAATGTCTAAGCATAAAATTAGGAGGCTACCAGTACTTGAGGGTGGAAAGTTAGTGGGAATTGTTACAGAGAAGGAATTACAAAAGGTAACCCCGTCTAATGCAACTACACTAAGTATTTATGAAGTTAATTATTTGTTAGCTAAAGCAACTGTTAAAGATGCCATGAGTAAAAACCCTATTGCTATTTCAGAAGATGCACTCTTAGAAGAAGCTGCAATTTTAATGAGGGATAATCGAATCGGTGCCTTACCTGTAATGAGAGGCGATAAGCTTGTCGGGATTATAACTGAAACAGATATTTTTGATGCTTTTATTGACTTATTAGGCTTTAGAGATGCCGGTACAAGAATAACTGTCGAAGCTAAGGATGTGCCTGGATCACTTTCAGAAATGTCTAGCATATTAAAATCTTTTGGCGTAAATGTATCCCATATTGCAGTTTATAAAGGTAGTGGTAGTACAAGTGATGTTATAATTAGAATAAATAGCTCCAATACTACTGAAATTGAACAGGCTCTGATGGAACGTGGTTACAAGGTTATTCATGTGCTTAAAAGCTATGATAATAATTAG
- a CDS encoding ABC transporter ATP-binding protein: MLELKNVNVHYGVIHALKDISLTVNDGEIVTLIGANGAGKTSTLGTISGLVKPSGGTVSLDGKELNKIIAPDRVSLGVSHVPEGRRVFSRMSVLENLELGAYLRRDKAEIRKDMNNVYELFPILGKRNKQMAGTLSGGEQQMLAMGRALMSKPKILLLDEPSMGLAPLLIMEIFKIIKNINEIGTTILLIEQNANMALSIADRAYVIETGRIVLSGTSKELLASEDVTKAYLGG, from the coding sequence ATGCTTGAGCTTAAAAACGTAAATGTGCACTACGGGGTCATTCACGCTCTAAAAGATATTTCCTTAACAGTTAATGATGGTGAAATAGTTACCTTGATCGGAGCAAATGGTGCAGGTAAGACATCAACACTTGGAACTATATCTGGACTTGTTAAGCCTTCAGGTGGTACAGTATCTTTAGATGGCAAAGAATTAAATAAAATTATAGCACCAGATAGAGTTAGTTTAGGTGTTTCTCATGTTCCTGAAGGACGACGCGTTTTTTCACGTATGTCTGTTCTAGAAAATTTAGAACTAGGGGCTTACTTAAGACGTGATAAGGCAGAAATACGTAAGGATATGAACAATGTTTATGAGCTTTTTCCCATTTTGGGAAAGAGAAACAAACAGATGGCTGGAACATTATCAGGAGGAGAGCAACAGATGCTCGCTATGGGACGTGCTCTTATGTCTAAGCCAAAGATTTTACTTTTAGATGAACCATCTATGGGACTTGCACCTTTACTCATTATGGAGATATTTAAAATTATTAAGAATATAAATGAAATAGGAACGACTATACTACTAATAGAACAAAATGCTAATATGGCTCTATCTATAGCTGACAGAGCTTATGTTATAGAAACAGGTAGAATTGTTCTTAGTGGTACTTCAAAGGAATTATTAGCAAGTGAAGATGTGACGAAAGCTTATTTAGGAGGTTAG
- a CDS encoding ABC transporter ATP-binding protein, producing MSLMQVEKLTKSFGGLTAVSNVNMDLQKGELVGLIGPNGAGKTTLFNLLTGVYVPTSGSITLNIDGKKQSIAGRKPYDITKLGVARTFQNIRLFKDLTVLDNVRIAMHQNVKYGLGASFIHTPAYYREEKELLKMANELLEIFKLDNKKNDLSKNLSYGEQRHLEIARALATKPSLLLLDEPAAGMNPAETAALTESIKWLREEFNLTILLIEHDMSLVMKICERINVLDYGMLIASGVPEEIKSNKRVIEAYLGGEVNA from the coding sequence ATGTCACTAATGCAAGTAGAAAAATTAACGAAATCTTTTGGTGGTCTAACTGCTGTTTCAAATGTAAATATGGATTTACAAAAGGGAGAACTAGTAGGACTAATTGGACCAAATGGAGCAGGTAAAACAACACTTTTTAATTTATTAACTGGTGTATATGTTCCAACCTCTGGAAGTATTACGTTAAACATAGATGGTAAAAAACAAAGTATCGCAGGGCGTAAGCCTTATGATATTACTAAACTTGGGGTAGCACGTACCTTTCAAAATATACGTCTTTTTAAAGATTTAACTGTTTTAGATAATGTGAGAATAGCTATGCACCAAAATGTAAAATATGGCCTGGGAGCATCTTTTATTCATACTCCCGCTTATTATAGAGAAGAAAAAGAACTTTTAAAAATGGCTAATGAATTATTGGAAATATTTAAACTTGATAACAAAAAAAATGATTTATCAAAAAACTTATCTTATGGAGAACAAAGACATTTGGAAATTGCAAGAGCACTTGCCACTAAGCCTTCGTTATTATTATTAGATGAACCGGCTGCAGGAATGAATCCAGCTGAAACGGCAGCTCTAACAGAAAGCATTAAATGGCTACGCGAAGAATTTAATTTAACTATCTTACTTATTGAACATGATATGTCTTTAGTTATGAAAATTTGTGAGAGAATAAATGTTTTAGATTATGGGATGTTGATTGCCTCTGGGGTACCTGAAGAGATTAAATCAAACAAACGAGTAATTGAAGCTTATCTGGGAGGCGAAGTGAATGCTTGA
- a CDS encoding branched-chain amino acid ABC transporter permease produces MKHILKNMTKPVLLLATFAIVQVLISLNIINDYLQVTLALICINIIMAVSLNLVVGFTGQLSLGHAGFMAIGAYTCAIISLEFDSIVGFLIGLFAGAILASFVGFLVGIPTLRLKGDYLAIATLGLAEIIRIVFLNLEITNGAAGLSGIPQYTNWVWMFIFTAGTILIISNFINSSHGRACISIREDEIASESMGINTTKYKIIAFAMGAFFAGIAGGLYASYFYFLKPDLFGFLKSIDFLVIVVLGGLGSLSGSIIAAILLAALTTYLQAFPAIRMIIYSLLLIIIMLYRPQGIMGSKELSLEIFGKWGKMFNKNKSSKVE; encoded by the coding sequence ATGAAGCATATATTAAAAAATATGACAAAACCAGTCTTGCTTCTTGCCACCTTTGCAATTGTGCAAGTACTGATTTCATTAAATATTATTAATGATTATTTACAAGTTACTTTGGCTCTTATTTGTATTAATATTATTATGGCAGTTAGCCTTAATTTAGTGGTAGGCTTTACTGGACAATTATCACTTGGTCATGCAGGTTTTATGGCTATCGGAGCTTATACCTGCGCTATTATTTCTTTAGAATTTGATTCCATTGTTGGTTTTTTAATTGGTTTATTTGCAGGTGCTATTTTAGCGTCTTTTGTAGGTTTTTTAGTTGGAATACCGACCCTTAGATTAAAGGGAGACTATTTAGCTATTGCAACCTTAGGGTTAGCTGAAATTATCCGTATTGTTTTTTTAAACTTAGAGATTACTAATGGTGCTGCAGGGCTTAGTGGGATACCACAATACACAAATTGGGTATGGATGTTTATTTTTACAGCGGGAACCATTTTAATCATAAGCAATTTTATTAATTCTTCTCATGGACGTGCGTGTATTTCAATCAGAGAAGATGAGATTGCATCTGAATCTATGGGTATTAATACAACTAAATATAAAATTATAGCCTTTGCAATGGGCGCATTTTTTGCTGGTATTGCAGGGGGACTATATGCTTCTTATTTTTATTTCTTAAAACCTGATCTTTTTGGATTTTTAAAATCAATCGATTTTCTAGTAATCGTAGTTTTAGGGGGATTAGGGAGTCTTTCAGGTTCTATTATTGCAGCTATTTTACTAGCAGCTCTTACTACCTATTTACAGGCATTTCCAGCAATTAGAATGATAATCTATTCATTATTATTAATTATTATTATGCTTTATAGACCACAAGGAATAATGGGGTCAAAAGAATTATCTCTTGAGATATTTGGTAAATGGGGTAAAATGTTTAATAAAAATAAGTCTTCTAAGGTAGAATAA
- a CDS encoding branched-chain amino acid ABC transporter permease, with product MDQFLQQLINGVSLGSIYALIALGYTMVYGIINLINFAHGDIYMIGAYVGFAAITYGNVGFFPALVLAMVVCSVLGVAIERIAYKPLRNATRIAALITAIGVSLFLEYSTMFVAGPTVRSYPNVLTDKTFHLGEVIINMQQIYIILITIVLMLLLQFIVHKTKVGKAMRAVSIDADAAQLMGIKVDRTISYTFAIGSALAGAAGVLVGIYYNSIDPLMGIMPGLKAFVAAVFGGIGIIPGAMLGGYFIGVAETLVSGYGNSMLKDAVVFSILILVLIIKPAGLLGKNTKEKV from the coding sequence TTGGACCAATTTTTGCAACAGTTAATAAATGGTGTCTCTTTAGGTAGTATATATGCACTAATTGCTCTTGGTTATACAATGGTTTATGGTATTATTAATTTAATTAACTTTGCACATGGAGATATTTATATGATAGGAGCTTATGTAGGATTTGCTGCTATTACATATGGAAATGTGGGTTTTTTTCCTGCTTTAGTACTAGCAATGGTTGTTTGTTCTGTTCTTGGTGTTGCAATTGAAAGAATAGCATATAAACCTCTTCGTAATGCAACAAGAATTGCTGCTTTAATTACAGCTATAGGTGTATCTTTATTTTTAGAATACAGTACTATGTTTGTGGCTGGTCCTACGGTACGTTCTTATCCTAATGTACTTACGGATAAAACCTTTCACTTAGGTGAAGTAATAATTAATATGCAACAAATTTATATTATATTGATAACAATCGTTTTAATGCTTTTACTACAATTTATTGTGCATAAAACAAAAGTCGGAAAGGCTATGAGAGCTGTTTCTATTGACGCTGATGCTGCCCAACTCATGGGAATTAAAGTTGATAGAACTATATCATATACATTTGCTATAGGTTCTGCCTTAGCAGGGGCAGCAGGTGTGTTAGTTGGTATTTATTATAATTCAATCGATCCTTTAATGGGAATTATGCCGGGGCTTAAGGCCTTTGTTGCCGCAGTATTTGGTGGTATAGGGATTATTCCAGGTGCTATGCTAGGAGGATATTTTATTGGAGTGGCTGAAACTTTAGTTTCTGGGTATGGAAATTCTATGTTAAAAGATGCAGTTGTATTTTCAATATTAATATTAGTTTTAATTATCAAGCCTGCGGGTCTATTAGGAAAAAATACGAAAGAAAAGGTGTAG
- a CDS encoding ABC transporter substrate-binding protein: MFKNKLFSIMLVLVLLAGALVGCSNEKPAAEKDGEGDKTVKIGINYELSGGVASYGQSSVDGIKMAFDEINAAGGIDGKMIEPIEYDNKSEPAEATSTATKLMTNDKVVAVLGPATSGNFKAQEPVAMKNKIPMVSASATADDVTVKLDKNGKIVPGSAKEYVFRLCFSDSFQGTAMANFAARNLEAKTAVIIKDNSSDYAKGLAENFRATFTDGGGTIVAEEGYIAKEKDFNAILTSVKNQEYDVIFLPGYYEEAGLLIKQARNLGITAPILGADGLDSPKLLELAGAEALNSVYFSNHYSSLDQDPVVVDFIKNFKDKYKKDPDAFNALGYDLGKFIADAVKRAGSNDPEAIKDALAATKDFTGVTGSFSMDENHNPVKAIVVIELKDGVQASSVKVGP, translated from the coding sequence ATGTTCAAGAACAAACTATTTAGCATTATGTTAGTTTTAGTACTTCTTGCTGGTGCTTTAGTAGGTTGCAGTAATGAAAAACCTGCAGCTGAAAAAGATGGAGAAGGCGACAAAACAGTTAAAATTGGTATTAACTATGAATTATCTGGTGGAGTAGCTTCATATGGTCAAAGTTCTGTTGATGGAATTAAAATGGCTTTTGATGAAATCAATGCTGCTGGCGGGATTGACGGAAAAATGATCGAGCCTATTGAGTATGACAATAAATCAGAACCAGCTGAAGCAACTTCTACTGCAACTAAACTTATGACTAATGATAAAGTAGTTGCAGTTTTAGGACCTGCTACATCTGGTAACTTTAAAGCTCAAGAACCTGTAGCAATGAAAAATAAAATTCCAATGGTTTCTGCTTCTGCTACAGCAGATGATGTAACAGTTAAGCTTGATAAAAATGGTAAAATTGTACCAGGCAGTGCTAAGGAATATGTTTTTAGACTTTGCTTTAGTGATTCTTTCCAAGGAACTGCAATGGCAAACTTTGCTGCTCGTAACTTAGAGGCGAAGACGGCTGTAATCATTAAAGACAACTCTAGTGACTATGCTAAAGGACTTGCAGAAAACTTTAGAGCAACTTTTACTGATGGTGGTGGAACTATTGTAGCGGAAGAAGGTTACATAGCAAAAGAAAAAGACTTTAATGCAATTCTAACTAGTGTTAAAAATCAAGAATATGATGTTATCTTTTTACCAGGATATTATGAAGAAGCTGGTCTTTTAATTAAACAAGCACGTAATTTAGGAATTACAGCACCTATTTTAGGAGCTGATGGATTAGATTCACCAAAATTATTAGAACTTGCTGGTGCTGAAGCTTTAAATAGTGTTTATTTTTCTAATCACTATTCATCTTTAGACCAAGACCCAGTCGTTGTGGATTTCATCAAAAACTTTAAAGATAAATATAAAAAAGATCCAGATGCATTCAATGCATTAGGATATGACCTTGGTAAGTTCATTGCTGATGCAGTAAAACGTGCTGGATCAAATGATCCAGAAGCAATCAAAGATGCACTTGCTGCTACTAAAGATTTTACAGGTGTAACTGGATCATTTAGCATGGACGAAAACCATAACCCTGTTAAAGCAATAGTTGTAATTGAACTTAAAGATGGAGTTCAAGCTTCTAGTGTGAAAGTTGGACCTTAA
- a CDS encoding acetate uptake transporter, with protein sequence MKKDDKGMIIASLKDQTANPAPLGLLAFGMTTVLLNVHNAGFFPLSAMILAMGIFYGGFAQIIAGIMEWKKNNTFATTAFISYGFFWLTLVGLLVMPRLGWAEAADDLAMATYLFMWGLFTFVMFIGTLKITKALQVVFGTLTILFFLLALGDFTGNETIKMIAGYEGIVCGFSAIYTALAQVINEVYGKTVLPIGPVK encoded by the coding sequence ATGAAGAAAGATGATAAGGGTATGATAATTGCCAGTTTAAAGGATCAAACGGCAAATCCAGCCCCACTAGGATTATTGGCTTTTGGTATGACCACAGTTTTACTTAATGTTCATAATGCGGGATTTTTTCCTCTTAGTGCGATGATTTTAGCAATGGGTATATTTTATGGTGGGTTTGCCCAAATAATTGCTGGTATTATGGAATGGAAGAAGAATAACACATTTGCAACAACAGCTTTTATTTCTTATGGATTCTTTTGGCTTACATTAGTTGGTCTTCTGGTAATGCCACGACTAGGTTGGGCAGAAGCAGCAGATGACCTTGCAATGGCAACATATCTTTTTATGTGGGGATTATTTACCTTTGTTATGTTTATCGGAACCCTTAAAATTACTAAAGCGTTACAAGTAGTTTTTGGAACGTTAACAATTTTGTTTTTTCTTCTTGCTTTAGGAGATTTTACAGGTAATGAAACAATTAAAATGATTGCAGGTTATGAAGGAATAGTTTGTGGATTTTCAGCTATTTATACGGCTCTAGCTCAGGTGATAAATGAAGTATATGGTAAAACAGTTTTGCCGATTGGACCTGTAAAATAA
- a CDS encoding amino acid ABC transporter ATP-binding protein — protein sequence MEKIIDIQHLSKSFGSHEVLKDINFSVKKGEVVCIIGSSGSGKSTLLRCVNLLEKPSGGQIIYQGENILDDKHDIYAYRTKLGMVFQQFNLFNNHNALSNCVVGQMKVLKRSKEEAEEVAMKYLKVVGMEQYINAKPRQLSGGQKQRVAIARALSMDPDVMLFDEPTSALDPEMVGEVLKVMKELAEIGLTMLIVTHEMGFAKDVADRVVFMDKGVIAEEGKPEQIFNNPKEVRTREFLKRTLTQG from the coding sequence TTGGAAAAGATAATTGATATTCAACATCTAAGCAAATCCTTTGGATCTCATGAAGTATTAAAAGATATTAATTTTTCAGTAAAAAAAGGTGAAGTAGTGTGCATCATTGGATCATCTGGATCTGGCAAATCTACCCTTCTTCGGTGTGTAAACCTTTTAGAAAAGCCAAGTGGTGGTCAAATCATCTATCAGGGAGAAAATATATTAGATGATAAACATGATATTTATGCTTATCGGACAAAACTTGGGATGGTGTTTCAACAGTTTAATTTATTTAATAATCATAATGCTTTAAGTAATTGTGTTGTAGGTCAAATGAAAGTATTGAAACGTTCTAAAGAAGAAGCCGAAGAGGTAGCAATGAAATACCTTAAAGTGGTGGGAATGGAGCAATATATTAATGCTAAACCTAGACAATTATCAGGTGGTCAAAAGCAACGTGTAGCAATTGCTAGAGCCCTTTCTATGGATCCTGATGTAATGCTATTTGATGAGCCAACATCAGCTCTTGATCCTGAAATGGTAGGAGAAGTTCTAAAGGTAATGAAGGAACTGGCTGAAATTGGTCTTACGATGTTAATTGTAACTCATGAAATGGGCTTTGCAAAAGATGTAGCTGATCGGGTTGTGTTTATGGACAAGGGTGTTATAGCAGAAGAAGGTAAACCAGAACAAATATTTAATAACCCAAAAGAAGTGCGAACTAGAGAATTTTTAAAGCGCACTTTGACTCAAGGTTAA
- a CDS encoding amino acid ABC transporter permease — protein MSLEWILRIISENGPMFIRGAGVTLLISIVGTILGSIIGLLIGVIRTIPMPEQGIKRITFKIVNGLLSFYIEFFRGTPMIVQAMVIYYGSALAFGIDVDRLVAAIFIVSINTGAYMSEIVRGGIVSVDKGQFEAAHAIGMNHLQTMFNVVLPQVIRNILPATGNEFVINIKDTSVLNVISVTELFFQTKSIAGNNFRYFESFFVACILYFVMTFTVTRILRFIEKKLDGPDNYIMSGNQMQVQRPEDKVRKNQGNKNKY, from the coding sequence ATGTCCTTAGAATGGATACTTAGAATTATTTCAGAAAATGGACCAATGTTCATTCGCGGAGCTGGTGTGACTCTCTTAATTTCCATAGTTGGTACAATTTTGGGATCCATCATTGGTCTTTTAATAGGGGTTATACGTACTATCCCTATGCCTGAACAAGGAATAAAAAGAATAACGTTTAAAATAGTTAATGGTCTTTTATCTTTTTATATAGAATTTTTCCGTGGAACTCCTATGATTGTACAAGCCATGGTAATTTATTATGGTTCAGCATTAGCTTTTGGAATAGATGTAGATAGATTAGTAGCAGCTATTTTTATTGTTTCTATTAATACAGGAGCATATATGTCTGAGATTGTGCGTGGCGGTATAGTTTCTGTGGACAAAGGACAGTTTGAAGCTGCTCATGCTATTGGTATGAATCATCTACAAACTATGTTTAATGTAGTTTTACCACAAGTAATTCGTAACATTTTGCCAGCAACTGGAAATGAGTTTGTAATTAACATAAAAGATACTTCTGTGCTTAATGTAATTTCGGTAACTGAGTTATTTTTCCAAACAAAATCAATTGCGGGTAATAACTTTAGATATTTTGAATCGTTTTTTGTGGCGTGTATCCTTTATTTTGTAATGACTTTTACAGTAACAAGAATTTTACGTTTTATAGAGAAAAAATTAGATGGTCCTGATAATTACATTATGAGCGGAAATCAAATGCAAGTACAAAGACCTGAAGATAAGGTGCGTAAGAATCAAGGAAATAAAAACAAATATTAA
- a CDS encoding transporter substrate-binding domain-containing protein, protein MKRKLLLLVAISLTFVMLLAGCGSNNDAEQTTTEGETDTLKVGLECGYAPFNWTQMNDSNDGVKIDGNAEYAGGYDVEIAKKLAKGLNKELVIVKTEWDGLVPALTSGKIDVIIAGMSPTAERKETIDFSDNYYKSDLVMVVKKGGEFEKATSIQDFKGAKVTAQLNTFHYSVIDQIKDVKKGTAMDNFPAMRVALESGVIDGYVSERPEGVSATNANEKYAMVEFKDGFTTSDDDTAIAVGVKKGSELTEKINKILAEISQEERTQIMDTAIKNQPAAQ, encoded by the coding sequence ATGAAAAGAAAATTATTATTACTAGTAGCTATATCTTTAACATTTGTGATGTTACTAGCAGGATGTGGTTCTAACAATGATGCAGAACAAACTACTACTGAAGGGGAAACTGATACCTTAAAAGTTGGTCTTGAATGTGGATATGCCCCTTTTAACTGGACACAAATGAATGACTCAAATGATGGTGTTAAAATTGATGGCAATGCTGAATATGCAGGTGGATATGATGTAGAAATTGCTAAAAAGCTTGCTAAAGGTTTAAATAAAGAATTAGTTATTGTGAAAACTGAATGGGATGGTTTAGTGCCAGCATTAACATCAGGTAAAATTGATGTAATTATTGCAGGTATGTCACCAACAGCTGAACGTAAAGAGACAATTGACTTTTCCGATAATTACTATAAATCAGATTTAGTCATGGTTGTTAAAAAAGGCGGAGAATTTGAAAAAGCAACTTCTATCCAAGACTTTAAAGGAGCAAAGGTAACAGCTCAATTAAATACTTTTCATTATTCTGTAATTGACCAAATTAAGGATGTGAAAAAGGGGACGGCAATGGATAACTTCCCAGCAATGAGAGTTGCTCTTGAATCAGGTGTTATTGATGGTTATGTATCAGAACGTCCTGAAGGAGTTAGTGCAACTAATGCAAATGAAAAATATGCAATGGTAGAATTTAAGGATGGATTTACTACATCTGATGATGATACAGCAATCGCAGTAGGAGTAAAAAAGGGTAGTGAATTAACAGAAAAAATTAATAAGATTTTAGCAGAAATTTCACAAGAAGAACGTACACAAATTATGGATACTGCTATAAAGAATCAACCAGCAGCTCAATAA